The Balnearium lithotrophicum region AGCACTCAATGTGCCATCCCGGCCTACCAACTCCCCAAGGTGATTCCCATCCGGGTTCTCCTTCCTTGCTCTTCTTCCAGAGGGCAAAGTCTAAAGGGTCTTTCTTCTTCTCCCCTGGTTCTATCCTTGCTCCGGCTAAGAGCTCATCCAAGTTCCTCTTTGAGAGCTTTCCATACTCAGGAAATTTCCTAACAGAAAAGTAAACGTCTCCATCCGCTTCATAGGCAAATCCCTTGTTTATCAGTCCGTCTATCATTTCAATAATTTCCCTTATGTGCTCTGTGACTCTCGGCTTAAAGGTTGGCTCCTTTACGTTTAAGGTTTCCATGTCCTCTTCGTACGACTTGATGTACTTATCTGCAACCTTAAACCATGGAATTCCTTCCTCATTTGCCCTCTTTATTATCTTGTCATCTACGTCTGTGTAGTTCCTAACAAAAATTACCCTGTAACCCCTGTACTCAAACCACCTTCTTATAACATCAAAAACAATTGCACTTCTTGCATGTCCAATGTGGGCATGGTCGTAAACTGTGGGACCACAGACGTAGATTTTTACAACTCTATCTTCAAGGGGTTTAAATTCTTCCTTTTCGTCCGTCATCGTGTTTGTAACGTAAATCATTAGACCTCCCAGAGTTCCTTAATTAAGAGGGATATAACTGCATTTGATGTAAAGTATGCCCTTTTGTCAAGTTTTAATTTAGGAAATTCATAGATTAGGTAGCCTTCATCGATTAAACCTTTTAGAACCTCTGAACTCTTTAGAGCTCTATCCATTTCCTCTTCAATCCCTATCTCTTTAACGTCTACTCCTTCGGTTAATCTGAGCCCCATAATGAGCTTAATCTCCTTTAAACCCCTTCCTCTAAACTCTTCTCTCTCCTCGATAGGTAGAGTCTCCTCATTTATTTTACTTATGTACTCTCCAATGTCGCTAATATTCTTTGTGTAAACTCCATCCTCAAAGGAAGCAGCCGAAGGGCCAAGACCTACGTAGTTTTCCAATCTCCAGTAACTTAAATTGTGTTTCGATTCAAAGCCGGGAACCGAAAAGTTTGAAATTTCGTACTGTTTGAATCCCCTGCTTTCAAGCAGTTCAACTGCCTCATAGTACATCTTTGATACCTTTTCCTCCTCAGGCAGCGAAAATTTCCCTGCATTAAGGAGCTCCTCAAAGGGAGTTCCCTCATAAATAGTTAGGGCGTAGAGGGAGACGTGTTTTACTGGAAACTTAAGTAGAAATTCCAAATCCTCTAAAAACTCCTCAATACTCTGTCCCGGAATACCGTAGATAATGTCGGCTGATACGTTGGAGAAGAGAGATAGCGTCTCCTCAAGAGCTCTTACGTTATCCTCTCTGTTCTGTCCTCTTCCTAAAAATTTTAGAAATTTATCGGAGAAACTTTGAACTCCAAGGCTAATTCTGTTTACTCCTACTGAATTGAGTGAGGAGAGGAAATCCCTTTTTGCATCCTCAGGGTTAACCTCAACTGTAACTTCTGAAAATTGACTCAACTTCGAAAGTAGGGTTTCAAAAAATGAAGCCTCCATGAGCGATGGAGTGCCGCCTCCAAAGTAAACTGTTGGAAACTGGGAAAACTCTGGAGCTCTGATTGAAAGCTCCTTAAAAATGGCCTTCTTGTAGTCATCCTTCAATTCGAAAAAGTTCCCAGAGTAGAAATCGCAGTAGGGACACTTTTTTCTACAGAAGGGAACGTGAACGTAAAGGGAATTAACCAAGTTCCTTCTCAATTTTCTTTATTTTTTCCTCTAAATCAGGGTCCTTTAGAACTTCCTGAGCTGATTTGTACCAGTGGAGAGCTCTCTCCTTATCTCCCATATTCCTGTATATTTCACCTATCTCAACCTCAATTTGTGCCTTTTCCTCTGGAGATAGATTCTCCTT contains the following coding sequences:
- the hemW gene encoding radical SAM family heme chaperone HemW; protein product: MRRNLVNSLYVHVPFCRKKCPYCDFYSGNFFELKDDYKKAIFKELSIRAPEFSQFPTVYFGGGTPSLMEASFFETLLSKLSQFSEVTVEVNPEDAKRDFLSSLNSVGVNRISLGVQSFSDKFLKFLGRGQNREDNVRALEETLSLFSNVSADIIYGIPGQSIEEFLEDLEFLLKFPVKHVSLYALTIYEGTPFEELLNAGKFSLPEEEKVSKMYYEAVELLESRGFKQYEISNFSVPGFESKHNLSYWRLENYVGLGPSAASFEDGVYTKNISDIGEYISKINEETLPIEEREEFRGRGLKEIKLIMGLRLTEGVDVKEIGIEEEMDRALKSSEVLKGLIDEGYLIYEFPKLKLDKRAYFTSNAVISLLIKELWEV